The DNA region AAATTGACGGAAGAGGCCCAAGAACTGATGGAAGCCTATGAAAATAAGGATTTGAAGGCAATTGAAGAAGAATTAGGGGATTTACTGTTCTCAGTGGTTAATATTTCAAGATTTTTGGGATTAAATCCCGAAAATGCCTTGACAAATGCCTTGGAAAAGTTTATAAATAGATTTGAGGGCATTGAGAACCTTGCTGTATCAAGAGGTCAGGATATCAGACAAATGGATTTAACACAAATGGATGCACTCTGGAGTGAAGTTAAAAAAGACGAATAGTCGCTTAGCGATTATTATATAGCCAAATAATATGGCGCAAAAGTTGTTTAATAATTCAATAAAAATGTAGAGGAGGAGTTATTTATGAACAAATCTGAATTAGTAGCTGCAATGGCAGAAAAAACTGAGTTAAGCAAGAAAGATGCTGAAAAAGCATTAAAAGCATTGGTGGATGTCATCACTGAAGAATTAGCAAAAGGTGAAAAAATTCAATTGGTTGGGTTTGGTACATTCGATATTGCAGAAAGAGCTGCAAGAGAAGGTAGAAATCCTCAAACTGGCGATGCAATGAAGATACCAGCATCAAAAGCACCAAGATTCAAAGCTGGAAAAGCATTAAAAGACGCAGTAAACGTATAATACCATCTAAATAGTACAATGCTGAAAATCTACACTGTCGGTGTAGATTTTTTGTCATTCTGCCCTTGAGATTCAAAAGGTATATGGATATAATGAGGAGTGAAGATTATTATGAG from Petrocella atlantisensis includes:
- a CDS encoding HU family DNA-binding protein: MNKSELVAAMAEKTELSKKDAEKALKALVDVITEELAKGEKIQLVGFGTFDIAERAAREGRNPQTGDAMKIPASKAPRFKAGKALKDAVNV